One genomic window of Halovivax cerinus includes the following:
- a CDS encoding RNA methyltransferase, translating into MTVSVLVPSSIAREAEDKREATRKLGYVARAATIFRADRLIVFPDGDGETGRFDGGFAETVLRYAATPPYLKTEAWGKRDELEYAGVLPPLRATTQTGSGSNGSGSLRRGIVTEVGPEGRVRVNCGLQHPISLNVPPKMVVDEGERVTVRISSRRPVRAKLEDVPLPGLSIERTDLSAALGREDAGVRIASSRYGEQLTTGRLETLAGRVERDGMTVVFGAPERGLPDILGIEESRVGPSSIGDDGAADGVEPSADPGFDLWLNTVPNQGSEVVRTEEAMFATLACLSLRA; encoded by the coding sequence ATGACCGTCAGCGTACTCGTGCCGTCGTCGATCGCCCGTGAAGCCGAGGACAAACGCGAGGCAACTCGCAAACTCGGATACGTCGCCCGCGCGGCGACGATCTTCCGGGCCGACCGCCTGATCGTCTTCCCCGACGGGGACGGCGAGACGGGTCGATTCGACGGCGGGTTCGCAGAAACCGTGCTGCGGTACGCCGCGACGCCCCCCTACCTCAAAACCGAGGCGTGGGGCAAGCGGGACGAACTGGAGTACGCGGGCGTCCTGCCGCCGCTCCGCGCCACGACACAGACCGGCTCCGGATCGAACGGTTCGGGGTCGTTAAGACGAGGGATCGTGACCGAGGTCGGACCTGAAGGCCGCGTCCGGGTCAATTGCGGACTGCAACACCCGATCTCCCTCAACGTCCCACCGAAAATGGTGGTCGACGAGGGGGAACGCGTGACCGTCAGGATCTCTTCGCGACGACCGGTCCGGGCGAAACTCGAAGACGTGCCCCTCCCGGGGCTGTCGATCGAGCGGACGGACCTCTCCGCAGCACTCGGCCGTGAGGACGCCGGTGTTCGCATCGCGTCGTCCCGGTACGGTGAGCAGCTCACCACCGGGCGACTCGAGACACTGGCCGGACGCGTCGAGCGCGACGGCATGACCGTCGTGTTCGGTGCGCCCGAGAGAGGGCTGCCGGACATCCTCGGAATCGAGGAGTCACGTGTCGGCCCGTCGTCCATCGGGGACGACGGGGCGGCAGACGGAGTCGAACCCAGCGCCGATCCGGGGTTCGACCTCTGGCTGAACACGGTTCCGAACCAGGGCAGCGAGGTGGTGCGAACGGAGGAAGCGATGTTCGCCACCCTCGCCTGCCTCTCACTGAGAGCGTGA
- a CDS encoding 50S ribosomal protein L3 gives MPQKHAPRKGSLGFGPRKRATSEVPRFRSWPDDDGQPTLQGFAGYKAGMTHVVTVDDAANSPTEGMETTVPVTIVETPPMRVAALRAYEESPYGQQPVAEVWADELDDELSRTLDLPGDDYDRDTAADEFTAALDEGRVDDVRAITYTMPGDIPSVPKTKPDVMETRVGGGSVDERVEFGLDLLSEDGGEHVMNDVFRAGEYVDSSGVTKGKGTQGPVKRWGVQKRKGKHARQGWRRRIGNLGPWNPSRVRSTVPQQGQTGYHQRTELNKRLLAIGDGADATVDGGFVNYGEVDGPHALIKGSLPGPSQRLVRFRPAIRPGDQPRLDPEVRFVSTASNQG, from the coding sequence ATGCCACAAAAACACGCACCACGCAAAGGCTCACTCGGATTCGGCCCACGCAAGCGGGCGACCAGCGAGGTCCCGCGCTTTCGCTCGTGGCCGGACGACGACGGACAGCCGACGCTACAGGGCTTCGCGGGCTACAAGGCCGGCATGACCCACGTGGTGACGGTCGACGACGCCGCCAACTCGCCGACCGAAGGGATGGAGACGACCGTCCCGGTCACCATCGTGGAGACGCCGCCGATGCGCGTCGCGGCTCTGCGAGCGTACGAGGAATCGCCATACGGACAGCAGCCGGTCGCCGAGGTCTGGGCGGACGAGCTCGACGACGAGCTCTCGCGCACGCTCGACCTGCCGGGCGACGATTACGACCGTGACACCGCCGCGGACGAGTTCACCGCCGCTCTCGACGAGGGTCGCGTGGACGACGTGCGCGCGATCACGTACACGATGCCGGGAGACATCCCGTCCGTCCCGAAGACCAAACCCGACGTCATGGAGACGCGAGTCGGCGGCGGTTCGGTCGACGAACGGGTCGAGTTCGGTCTCGACCTGCTCTCGGAGGACGGCGGCGAACACGTCATGAACGACGTGTTCCGCGCCGGCGAGTACGTCGACTCGAGCGGCGTCACGAAAGGGAAGGGCACCCAGGGCCCCGTCAAGCGCTGGGGCGTCCAGAAGCGAAAGGGCAAGCACGCCCGCCAGGGCTGGCGACGCCGCATCGGTAACCTCGGCCCGTGGAACCCGAGCCGCGTTCGCTCGACGGTTCCCCAGCAGGGCCAGACCGGCTACCACCAGCGCACCGAACTGAACAAGCGCCTGCTCGCCATCGGCGACGGCGCCGACGCGACGGTCGACGGCGGCTTCGTCAACTACGGCGAGGTCGACGGCCCGCACGCGTTGATCAAGGGCTCGCTTCCCGGGCCATCGCAGCGACTCGTTCGCTTCCGCCCGGCGATCCGACCCGGAGACCAGCCGCGCCTCGATCCCGAGGTCCGGTTCGTCTCCACCGCATCGAACCAGGGATAA
- the rpl4p gene encoding 50S ribosomal protein L4, which produces MEATVHDLDGGDAGSVELPAIFETEYRPDLITRAVTVAQANRTQAYGADEFAGKRTSAESPGSGRGMAHVPQQGGRARRVPQAVGGRKAHPPKAEADHTESINTNERKLATRSAVAATTDAELVADRGHEFDDDLDLPLVVDDEFENLEKTRDVVSFLEAAGLDADVERADEGRSVRAGRGKARGRKYKQPKSILFVTASEAGPSKAARNLAGADVATAAEVNAEDLAPGGHPGRLTVWTEAAVSEVSER; this is translated from the coding sequence ATGGAGGCAACAGTACACGACCTGGACGGCGGCGACGCGGGCTCGGTCGAGCTCCCGGCGATCTTCGAGACGGAGTATCGCCCGGACCTCATCACCCGTGCCGTCACCGTCGCCCAGGCAAACCGAACCCAGGCCTACGGCGCAGACGAGTTCGCCGGCAAGCGAACCTCGGCGGAGAGTCCCGGCAGCGGCCGGGGGATGGCCCACGTCCCACAGCAAGGCGGACGCGCGCGACGCGTTCCCCAGGCTGTCGGTGGACGCAAGGCCCATCCGCCGAAGGCCGAGGCCGACCACACAGAATCGATCAATACGAACGAACGCAAGCTCGCTACTCGCAGTGCCGTCGCGGCGACCACCGACGCCGAACTCGTCGCCGACCGCGGCCACGAGTTCGACGACGATCTCGACCTTCCCCTGGTCGTCGACGACGAGTTCGAGAACTTAGAAAAGACCCGCGATGTCGTCTCCTTCCTGGAGGCCGCCGGCCTCGACGCCGACGTCGAGCGCGCCGACGAGGGTCGCTCCGTCCGAGCCGGTCGCGGGAAGGCTCGCGGTCGCAAGTACAAGCAGCCGAAGTCGATCCTCTTCGTGACCGCTAGCGAGGCGGGCCCCTCGAAGGCCGCCCGCAACCTCGCCGGCGCCGACGTGGCGACCGCAGCCGAGGTCAACGCGGAGGACCTCGCACCCGGCGGACACCCGGGCCGACTCACCGTCTGGACTGAAGCCGCAGTCTCCGAGGTGAGCGAGCGATGA
- a CDS encoding 50S ribosomal protein L23 produces the protein MSSLIDYPLVTEKAMNDMDFENKLQFIVDVDAAKPEIREEVESRFDVTVTKLNTQVTMEGTKKATVTLDEDDDAQEVASRIGVF, from the coding sequence ATGAGTTCGCTCATCGACTACCCGCTCGTGACCGAGAAGGCGATGAACGACATGGACTTCGAGAACAAGCTCCAGTTCATCGTCGACGTCGACGCGGCGAAGCCCGAGATCCGCGAGGAGGTAGAGTCCCGTTTCGACGTCACTGTCACCAAGCTCAACACGCAGGTAACGATGGAAGGGACGAAGAAAGCAACCGTCACGCTCGACGAGGACGACGACGCGCAGGAAGTCGCCTCGCGAATCGGGGTGTTCTGA
- a CDS encoding 50S ribosomal protein L2, translated as MGRRIQGQRRGRGGPTFRAPSHRYKADLQHRTLEDADVVSGTVVDIEHDPARSAPVAAVEFDDGDQRLVLAPEGIAVGEEIQIGISAEIKPGNTLPLAEIPEGVPICNVEAKPGDGGKFARASGVNADLITHDRNAAVVQLPSGDTKRLDPNCRATIGVVAGGGRTEKPMVKAGNKYHKMRARGTKWPRVRGVAMNAVDHPFGGGGRQHPGRPKSVSRDAPPGRKVGDISSRRTGRGGNK; from the coding sequence ATGGGACGACGCATTCAGGGCCAGCGACGCGGGCGCGGCGGACCGACGTTCCGTGCGCCGTCGCACCGGTACAAGGCCGACCTCCAGCACCGAACGCTCGAGGACGCCGACGTCGTCAGTGGCACGGTCGTCGACATCGAACACGACCCGGCCCGCTCGGCACCGGTCGCGGCCGTCGAATTCGACGACGGCGACCAGCGCCTCGTCCTCGCGCCGGAGGGCATCGCCGTCGGCGAGGAGATCCAGATCGGCATCTCCGCGGAGATCAAGCCCGGGAACACGCTCCCGCTGGCGGAGATCCCGGAGGGCGTTCCGATCTGTAACGTCGAAGCCAAGCCCGGCGACGGTGGGAAGTTCGCGCGCGCGTCGGGCGTCAACGCGGACCTGATCACCCACGACCGCAACGCGGCGGTCGTCCAGTTGCCGAGCGGCGATACCAAACGCCTCGACCCCAACTGTCGCGCGACGATCGGTGTCGTGGCCGGCGGTGGCCGCACGGAGAAACCGATGGTCAAGGCGGGGAACAAGTACCACAAGATGCGCGCACGGGGGACGAAGTGGCCCCGCGTTCGTGGTGTCGCCATGAACGCCGTCGACCACCCGTTCGGTGGCGGCGGTCGCCAGCATCCCGGTCGCCCGAAGTCCGTCTCGCGGGACGCCCCGCCGGGCCGGAAGGTGGGCGACATCTCGTCGCGGCGAACGGGCCGCGGTGGTAACAAATGA
- a CDS encoding 30S ribosomal protein S19 has product MSQEYRTGREGEFTYRGYTLDELQEMELDEVAELLPARKRRSIERGLSVEQEKLLEKARDRTEEETASNPIRTHLRNMPVLPEFVDLTFAVYDGQEFGRVRIEPEMIGHYLGEFQLTRTSVEHGQAGIGATRSSKFVPLK; this is encoded by the coding sequence ATGAGTCAGGAGTATCGAACCGGCCGCGAGGGTGAGTTCACCTACCGCGGCTACACGTTAGACGAGCTGCAGGAGATGGAGCTCGACGAGGTCGCGGAACTGCTACCCGCACGCAAGCGGCGAAGTATCGAGCGCGGGCTCTCGGTCGAGCAGGAGAAGTTGCTCGAGAAAGCCCGGGACCGGACGGAAGAGGAGACGGCGAGTAACCCGATCAGGACGCACCTGCGGAACATGCCGGTGCTGCCGGAGTTCGTCGACCTCACTTTCGCCGTCTACGACGGTCAGGAGTTCGGCCGCGTTCGCATCGAACCCGAGATGATCGGCCACTACCTGGGCGAGTTCCAGCTCACCCGCACGTCCGTCGAGCACGGACAGGCCGGTATCGGTGCAACGCGCTCCTCGAAGTTCGTACCACTGAAGTGA
- a CDS encoding 50S ribosomal protein L22 yields MGISYSVDADPDTTAKAMLRERHMSHKHSKEIAREIKGMSVGEAQEYLEAVVAGDRSVPFKSHNTGAGHRSDVDGWDAGKYPEKAGGAFLDLLENVAANAAHQGFDGETMEIAHVAAHKVGESMGRKPRAMGRATAWNTPQVDVEIVVAATEDAVEGDA; encoded by the coding sequence ATGGGAATCAGCTACTCGGTCGACGCGGATCCGGACACCACGGCGAAAGCCATGCTCCGGGAGCGTCACATGAGCCACAAGCACAGCAAGGAGATCGCCCGTGAGATCAAGGGCATGTCCGTCGGCGAGGCCCAGGAGTACCTGGAAGCCGTCGTCGCGGGCGATCGCTCGGTCCCGTTCAAGTCCCACAACACCGGCGCCGGGCATCGCTCGGACGTCGACGGCTGGGACGCGGGCAAGTACCCCGAGAAGGCGGGCGGTGCCTTCCTCGATCTCCTGGAAAACGTCGCCGCCAACGCGGCCCACCAGGGCTTCGACGGCGAGACGATGGAGATCGCCCACGTCGCCGCCCACAAGGTCGGCGAGTCGATGGGGCGAAAGCCCCGTGCGATGGGTCGAGCGACGGCCTGGAACACGCCCCAGGTCGACGTCGAGATCGTCGTGGCGGCGACAGAAGACGCTGTGGAGGGTGATGCCTGA
- a CDS encoding 30S ribosomal protein S3, translated as MADEHEFIRNGLRRSQIDEFFADELGRAGYGGMEVAQTPMGTQIVLKAEKPGMVIGKGGENIRKVTTELEDRFDLDDPQIDVQEVDEPDLNARIVADRLANALERGWYFRKAGHTTIDRIMDAGALGAEIVLSGKVTGARSRVEKFNRGYIKHNGEPADEVVDHGQGVAVMKLGTIGVDVKIIPPGAELPDDFQVHDDLDPEEVVPDAVEANEGVEELLEGTPEEGEAGESAEGDEAAEPTEEPELDEEVVEEAIEEEIVEETVEDETDADEAAAESAAEEVTEDLDEEVEAEAEALVEEMEADADADEDEGGDA; from the coding sequence ATGGCGGACGAACACGAGTTCATCCGGAACGGGCTTCGCCGCTCACAGATCGACGAGTTCTTCGCCGACGAACTCGGTCGCGCCGGCTACGGCGGCATGGAGGTCGCCCAGACGCCGATGGGGACACAGATCGTCCTCAAGGCCGAAAAGCCCGGTATGGTGATCGGAAAGGGCGGTGAGAACATTCGGAAGGTCACGACGGAACTCGAAGACCGCTTCGACCTCGACGACCCGCAGATCGACGTCCAGGAGGTCGACGAACCCGACCTCAACGCTCGCATCGTCGCGGATCGACTGGCCAACGCCTTAGAGCGCGGCTGGTACTTCCGCAAAGCGGGTCACACCACGATCGACCGGATCATGGACGCTGGCGCACTCGGCGCCGAGATCGTCCTCTCCGGGAAGGTCACCGGCGCGCGCTCGCGCGTCGAGAAGTTCAACCGCGGCTACATCAAGCACAACGGCGAGCCCGCCGACGAGGTCGTCGACCACGGCCAGGGCGTCGCCGTCATGAAGCTCGGCACGATCGGCGTCGACGTGAAGATCATCCCGCCGGGCGCAGAACTGCCCGACGACTTCCAGGTTCACGACGACCTCGATCCCGAAGAGGTCGTCCCGGACGCCGTCGAGGCGAACGAGGGCGTCGAGGAACTGCTCGAAGGTACGCCCGAGGAGGGTGAGGCCGGTGAGTCGGCCGAGGGTGACGAGGCCGCCGAACCAACCGAGGAGCCCGAACTCGACGAAGAGGTCGTCGAGGAGGCCATCGAGGAAGAGATCGTCGAGGAGACGGTCGAAGACGAGACCGACGCGGACGAAGCGGCGGCCGAATCCGCCGCCGAGGAGGTCACCGAAGACCTGGACGAGGAGGTCGAGGCGGAGGCCGAAGCGCTCGTCGAGGAGATGGAAGCCGACGCGGATGCCGACGAAGACGAGGGAGGTGACGCCTGA
- the rpmC gene encoding 50S ribosomal protein L29: protein MAILHVEEIRDMTPAERESELEELETELLNQKSILAAGGAPENPGRINELGKTVARIKTIQREEGDLE, encoded by the coding sequence ATGGCGATCCTCCACGTCGAGGAGATTCGCGACATGACGCCCGCCGAGCGCGAGTCCGAACTCGAAGAACTCGAGACGGAGTTGCTGAACCAGAAGTCGATCCTCGCCGCCGGTGGTGCTCCGGAGAACCCGGGTCGCATCAACGAGCTCGGTAAGACGGTCGCCCGGATCAAGACGATCCAGCGAGAAGAGGGCGATCTCGAATGA
- a CDS encoding ribonuclease P protein component 1, producing MPLTPETLPRHELTGLPVRVVESDDLGRVGIEGRVVFETTNTLHIECVPLEAELGGDEAADSRDGETRVVTVPKVGTTFEFAITDDAAGDRKAPGTGSKLADTQPAGESETDSASDGAGEGVAYVTVDGSRLQERPARRTETAGDSPWQ from the coding sequence ATGCCACTGACACCCGAGACGCTGCCGCGACACGAACTCACTGGCCTACCGGTCAGGGTCGTCGAGAGTGACGACCTCGGCCGCGTTGGCATCGAGGGGCGTGTCGTCTTCGAGACGACCAATACCCTCCATATCGAGTGCGTTCCGCTGGAAGCGGAACTGGGTGGCGATGAAGCCGCCGACAGTCGCGACGGCGAGACTCGGGTGGTCACGGTACCGAAGGTGGGAACGACGTTCGAATTCGCGATCACAGATGACGCCGCCGGGGACCGAAAGGCCCCGGGGACCGGGTCCAAACTGGCCGACACTCAACCTGCGGGGGAGTCCGAGACGGATTCCGCCTCAGACGGCGCTGGCGAGGGCGTGGCCTACGTTACGGTCGATGGATCGCGCTTGCAGGAACGACCGGCCCGCCGTACCGAAACGGCAGGAGATTCACCATGGCAATAG
- a CDS encoding 30S ribosomal protein S17 codes for MAIGLDVDTPPEPENPEEYDYETCPFYGELPVRGQVLEGKVVSTDMDRTVVVEREYDVAVPKYDRYMKRRSRIPAHVPGVLEPLSVGDTVTIAETRPLSKTKSHVVVEVTQEATAADVAELTREPEPDPALSTDDVTMGADAEANEGEQ; via the coding sequence ATGGCAATAGGACTAGATGTAGATACCCCTCCGGAACCAGAGAACCCGGAGGAATACGACTACGAGACGTGTCCGTTCTACGGCGAGCTTCCCGTTCGAGGGCAAGTCCTCGAAGGGAAGGTCGTCTCGACGGACATGGATCGGACCGTCGTCGTCGAGCGAGAGTACGACGTGGCCGTACCGAAGTACGATCGGTACATGAAACGTCGTTCGCGCATCCCGGCACACGTGCCGGGCGTGCTCGAACCACTCTCGGTCGGTGACACGGTCACGATCGCAGAGACCCGACCACTGTCGAAGACGAAATCGCACGTGGTCGTCGAAGTAACACAGGAGGCGACCGCCGCCGACGTCGCGGAACTCACTCGCGAGCCCGAACCGGATCCAGCGCTCTCGACCGACGACGTCACGATGGGCGCCGACGCCGAGGCCAACGAGGGTGAGCAGTGA
- a CDS encoding 50S ribosomal protein L14: protein MEAIKADVTQGLKKGSLVTCADNTGARELKVISVAGYHGTKNRQPKAGLGDKVTVSVTKGTPEMRRQVLEAVVVRQRQTVRRPDGTRMKFEDNAAVIVDENEEPRGTEIKGPIAREVAERFGAIASTATMIV from the coding sequence ATGGAGGCGATCAAGGCCGACGTCACGCAGGGACTCAAGAAGGGGTCGCTCGTCACCTGTGCCGACAACACCGGTGCCCGAGAGCTGAAGGTTATCAGCGTCGCGGGCTACCACGGCACGAAGAACCGCCAGCCCAAGGCTGGCCTCGGTGACAAGGTGACCGTCTCCGTCACGAAGGGGACGCCCGAGATGCGCCGCCAGGTGCTCGAAGCCGTCGTCGTCCGCCAGCGCCAGACCGTTCGGCGCCCGGACGGGACGCGCATGAAGTTCGAGGACAACGCGGCGGTCATCGTCGACGAGAACGAAGAACCCCGCGGAACGGAGATCAAAGGACCGATCGCCCGCGAGGTCGCCGAACGCTTCGGCGCCATCGCGAGCACCGCTACGATGATCGTATAG
- the rplX gene encoding 50S ribosomal protein L24 → MSKQPRTQRNQTERAALHQRSSQLHATLSGELREEYGTRRTRVNAGDTVEVMRGDHAGTEGEVLSVSLRDGVVHVEDVTVETADGESVARPLDASNLRITEIDLSDDRREARLEGDSE, encoded by the coding sequence ATGAGCAAGCAACCACGCACACAGCGAAATCAGACCGAGCGGGCGGCGCTGCACCAGCGCAGTTCACAACTGCACGCCACCCTCTCGGGCGAGCTTCGCGAGGAGTACGGCACGCGACGCACGCGGGTCAACGCCGGCGACACGGTCGAAGTGATGCGGGGCGACCACGCCGGGACCGAGGGTGAGGTACTCTCCGTCTCGCTTCGTGATGGCGTCGTCCACGTCGAAGACGTGACGGTGGAGACGGCCGATGGCGAGTCGGTCGCCCGGCCGCTCGACGCGTCGAACCTCCGCATCACGGAGATCGACCTGAGTGACGACCGTCGTGAGGCCCGACTCGAAGGTGATAGTGAATGA